A genome region from Pseudomonas sp. S06B 330 includes the following:
- a CDS encoding EamA family transporter, with protein MLATSLVLVAALLHATWNTLIKFSGERLLVIASMDVVALVFALVMVGFVQFPPAEVWPWLLASALFEQFYRFLLIQAYRVGDLGLVYPLMRGLSPLVVLALTLTFAGEALSSQQIIGILLIPCGMACLLWQGGGGDRLPWSMLPVVALIGLCIGCYTWFDGQAIRLWSQPLDYLVWLTLLSAWPFPVLASVARRAPFVLFWRLQWRLGLAVGICVLLSYALVLWAMQLGSVAEAAALREVSVILVVLFGMRYLKEPFGGPRLLACALVLIGMLIMKL; from the coding sequence GTGTTAGCCACTTCTCTGGTACTGGTTGCCGCATTGCTGCATGCAACCTGGAACACCCTGATCAAATTCAGCGGCGAACGCCTGCTGGTCATCGCCAGCATGGACGTGGTTGCCTTGGTGTTTGCGCTGGTGATGGTCGGCTTCGTGCAGTTTCCGCCGGCAGAGGTTTGGCCGTGGTTGCTGGCTTCGGCGTTGTTTGAGCAGTTCTACCGTTTTCTACTGATCCAGGCTTATCGGGTGGGCGACCTTGGCTTGGTCTATCCGTTGATGCGCGGCCTGTCGCCGCTGGTGGTACTGGCACTGACCTTGACGTTTGCCGGCGAGGCATTAAGCAGCCAGCAAATCATCGGCATTCTGCTGATCCCTTGCGGTATGGCTTGCCTGCTCTGGCAAGGCGGTGGCGGTGATCGCTTGCCCTGGTCGATGTTGCCGGTGGTGGCCTTGATCGGGCTTTGTATCGGTTGCTACACCTGGTTCGACGGACAGGCGATCCGCTTGTGGTCGCAGCCGCTGGACTATCTTGTCTGGTTGACGCTGCTCAGCGCCTGGCCGTTCCCGGTGTTGGCGAGCGTCGCCCGGCGCGCACCCTTCGTGCTGTTCTGGCGCTTGCAATGGCGACTGGGCTTGGCGGTGGGGATCTGTGTGCTGCTCAGCTATGCCCTGGTGCTCTGGGCCATGCAGCTGGGGTCCGTAGCAGAGGCGGCGGCGTTGCGTGAGGTCAGCGTAATCCTGGTGGTGTTGTTCGGTATGCGCTACCTCAAAGAACCTTTTGGCGGGCCCAGGCTCTTAGCATGTGCCCTGGTGTTGATCGGCATGCTGATCATGAAACTCTGA
- a CDS encoding cation:proton antiporter produces the protein MLELVAAFICLTTLLTYLNYRFIGLPPTIGVMVTALLFSLLLQGLSVIGYPGLEERVQGLMSQIDFNDLLMHWMLSFLLFAGALHVNLADLRSYRWPIGLLATVGVLIATVVIGYLAHWIFALFGWHVSLLYCLLFGALISPTDPIAVLGALRTANASKPLKTTIVGESLFNDGTAVVVFTVLLGIAQLGEAPSVSETAILFAREAIGGVLFGGLIGYVTYRMIKSIEQYQVEVMLTLALVIGGSAMAYELHVSAPIAMVVAGLIIGNLGRNLAMNEMTRRYLDGFWELIDDMLNALLFALIGLELLLLPFSWMHLAAAGVLAVAILLSRLLTVAPAIVMLRRWRTVPRGTVRVLTWGGLRGGVSVALALSLPSGTERDLLLSITYIVVLSSILLQGLTIGRVVRGVTERP, from the coding sequence ATGCTTGAGCTTGTTGCTGCGTTTATCTGTCTGACGACACTCCTCACTTACCTGAACTACCGCTTCATCGGCCTGCCACCGACCATCGGCGTGATGGTCACGGCACTGTTGTTTTCCTTGTTGCTGCAAGGTCTGAGCGTGATTGGCTACCCCGGCCTGGAAGAACGCGTGCAAGGCTTGATGAGCCAGATCGACTTCAACGATTTGCTGATGCACTGGATGCTTTCGTTTCTGCTGTTTGCCGGCGCCCTGCACGTCAACCTTGCCGACTTGCGCAGCTACCGTTGGCCCATTGGCTTGCTGGCTACTGTCGGCGTGTTGATCGCAACGGTGGTCATCGGTTACCTGGCGCACTGGATCTTTGCCCTGTTCGGCTGGCACGTCAGCCTGCTGTACTGCTTGCTGTTCGGTGCCTTGATTTCGCCGACCGACCCGATTGCCGTACTCGGCGCCCTGCGTACCGCCAACGCCTCCAAACCGCTGAAAACCACCATTGTCGGTGAGTCGCTGTTCAATGACGGCACTGCCGTGGTGGTCTTCACCGTATTGCTGGGTATTGCTCAACTGGGGGAAGCCCCAAGTGTCAGCGAAACTGCCATCCTGTTTGCCCGCGAGGCCATTGGCGGAGTGCTGTTCGGCGGCCTGATCGGCTACGTCACTTACCGCATGATCAAAAGCATCGAGCAGTATCAGGTTGAAGTGATGTTGACCCTGGCGCTGGTCATCGGTGGCTCGGCCATGGCCTATGAGCTGCATGTTTCAGCGCCGATCGCGATGGTGGTGGCAGGCCTGATCATCGGAAACCTGGGCCGTAACCTGGCGATGAACGAGATGACTCGGCGTTACCTGGACGGCTTCTGGGAGCTGATCGACGACATGCTCAACGCGCTGTTATTCGCCTTGATCGGCCTGGAGTTGTTGCTGCTGCCGTTCTCCTGGATGCACCTGGCAGCGGCCGGCGTGCTGGCCGTGGCGATCCTGCTGTCGCGTTTGCTGACCGTGGCGCCGGCCATCGTCATGCTGCGCCGCTGGCGCACAGTGCCGCGCGGCACGGTACGGGTACTGACCTGGGGTGGTTTACGCGGTGGCGTGTCAGTTGCACTGGCGCTGTCGCTGCCGTCGGGCACCGAGCGTGATCTGTTGCTGAGCATCACCTACATCGTGGTGCTGTCGTCGATCCTGTTGCAGGGGTTGACGATCGGGCGGGTGGTACGCGGGGTTACCGAGCGGCCGTGA
- a CDS encoding acyl-CoA thioesterase: MNFHTRKWVKPEDLNPNGTLFGGSLLRWIDEEAAIYAIVQLGNQRVVTKYISEINFVSASRQGDIIELGITATEFGRTSITLKCEVRNKITRKSILTVDKMVFVNLGEDGLPAAHGRTEIKYVQDQFPDSAVE; this comes from the coding sequence ATGAATTTTCACACCCGCAAATGGGTCAAGCCCGAAGACCTCAACCCCAATGGCACCCTGTTCGGCGGCAGCTTGTTGCGCTGGATTGATGAAGAGGCAGCGATCTATGCGATCGTTCAGTTGGGCAACCAGCGTGTGGTGACCAAGTACATTTCGGAAATCAACTTTGTGAGCGCCTCGCGTCAGGGCGACATCATCGAGTTGGGTATCACGGCCACCGAATTTGGCCGCACTTCGATCACCCTCAAGTGTGAAGTGCGCAACAAGATTACCCGCAAGAGTATCTTGACCGTGGACAAGATGGTCTTCGTCAACCTGGGTGAGGACGGCTTGCCAGCGGCCCACGGGCGGACCGAGATCAAGTATGTCCAGGATCAGTTCCCGGACTCCGCCGTAGAATAA
- the ahcY gene encoding adenosylhomocysteinase — MSAVITPAGFTDFKVADISLAAWGRRETIIAESEMPALMGLRRKYLQEQPLKGAKILGCIHMTIQTAVLIETLVALGAEVRWSSCNIFSTQDQAAASIAAAGIPVFAWKGETEEEYEWCLEQTILKDGAPWDANMILDDGGDLTELLHKKYPAVLDRVHGVTEETTTGVHRLLDMLAKGELKVPAINVNDSVTKSKNDNKYGCRHSLNDAIKRGTDHLLSGKQALVIGYGDVGKGSAQSLRQEGMIVKVSEVDPICAMQACMDGFELVSPFIDGINNGTEASIDKALLGKIDLIVTTTGNVNVCDANMLKALKKRAVVCNIGHFDNEIDTAFMRKNWAWEEVKPQVHKIHRTGAGDFDPQNDDYLILLAEGRLVNLGNATGHPSRIMDGSFANQVLAQIFLFGQKYADLPAAQKAERLTVEVLPKKLDEEVALEMVRGFGGVVTQLTPQQAEYIGVTVEGPFKPHAYRY; from the coding sequence ATGAGCGCTGTAATTACGCCTGCCGGTTTTACCGATTTCAAAGTCGCTGACATTTCCCTGGCTGCCTGGGGTCGTCGCGAAACCATCATCGCCGAATCGGAAATGCCTGCACTGATGGGCCTGCGCCGCAAGTACCTGCAAGAGCAACCGCTCAAAGGTGCGAAAATCCTCGGCTGCATCCACATGACCATCCAGACTGCCGTGCTGATCGAAACCCTGGTTGCCTTGGGTGCCGAAGTACGCTGGTCGTCCTGCAACATCTTCTCCACCCAGGACCAGGCTGCAGCGTCCATCGCCGCTGCCGGTATCCCTGTGTTCGCCTGGAAAGGCGAAACCGAAGAAGAGTACGAGTGGTGCCTGGAGCAAACCATCCTCAAGGATGGCGCGCCATGGGACGCCAACATGATCCTCGACGACGGCGGTGACCTGACCGAGCTGCTGCACAAAAAATACCCAGCCGTACTGGACCGCGTTCACGGCGTGACCGAAGAAACCACCACGGGCGTACACCGTCTGCTGGACATGCTGGCCAAGGGCGAGCTGAAAGTTCCGGCCATCAACGTCAATGACTCGGTGACCAAGAGCAAGAACGACAACAAGTACGGCTGCCGTCACAGCCTGAACGATGCCATCAAGCGCGGCACCGACCACCTGCTGTCGGGCAAGCAAGCCCTGGTCATCGGCTACGGTGACGTGGGCAAGGGCTCGGCCCAGTCGCTGCGTCAAGAAGGCATGATCGTCAAGGTCAGCGAAGTCGACCCGATCTGCGCCATGCAAGCCTGCATGGACGGTTTCGAGCTGGTCTCGCCATTCATCGACGGTATCAACAACGGCACCGAAGCAAGCATCGACAAAGCACTGCTGGGCAAGATCGACCTGATCGTGACCACCACTGGCAACGTCAATGTCTGCGACGCCAATATGCTCAAGGCCCTGAAAAAGCGCGCTGTGGTCTGCAACATCGGCCACTTCGACAATGAAATCGACACCGCTTTCATGCGCAAGAACTGGGCATGGGAAGAAGTCAAACCGCAGGTTCACAAGATCCACCGTACCGGCGCTGGCGACTTCGACCCGCAAAATGACGACTACCTGATCCTCCTCGCTGAAGGCCGTCTGGTTAACCTGGGTAACGCCACTGGCCACCCTAGCCGCATCATGGACGGTTCTTTCGCCAACCAGGTACTGGCACAAATCTTCCTGTTCGGCCAGAAGTACGCCGATCTGCCAGCCGCTCAGAAAGCCGAGCGCCTGACGGTTGAAGTGCTGCCGAAAAAACTCGACGAAGAAGTGGCCCTGGAAATGGTCCGCGGCTTCGGCGGCGTGGTGACCCAATTGACCCCACAACAGGCCGAATACATCGGCGTCACTGTTGAAGGGCCATTCAAGCCACACGCCTACCGCTACTGA
- the metF gene encoding methylenetetrahydrofolate reductase [NAD(P)H]: MSQERRYSFEFFPTKTDAGHEKLLATAHQLASYNPDFFSCTYGAGGSTRDRTLNTVLQLESEVKIPAAPHLSCVGDSKEDLRSLLTQYKAAGIKRIVALRGDLPSGMGMASGELRHANELVEFIRQESADHFHIEVAAYPEMHPQARNFEDDLNNFVRKANAGADSAITQYFFNADSYFYFVERVQQLGVTIPVVPGIMPITNYSKLARFSDACGAEIPRWIRKQLEAYGDDVNSIQAYGEEVITRMCEQLLQGGAPGLHFYTLNQADPSLAIWNNLKLPR; encoded by the coding sequence ATGTCTCAGGAACGTCGTTACAGCTTCGAGTTCTTCCCGACCAAGACCGATGCTGGACATGAAAAACTGCTCGCCACTGCCCACCAGCTGGCCAGCTACAACCCGGATTTCTTCTCCTGCACTTACGGCGCCGGTGGATCGACCCGCGACCGTACGCTCAACACCGTGCTGCAGCTGGAAAGCGAAGTGAAGATCCCTGCCGCGCCGCACCTGTCCTGCGTCGGTGACAGCAAGGAAGACCTGCGCAGCTTGCTGACCCAGTACAAGGCTGCCGGCATCAAGCGCATTGTCGCGCTGCGCGGTGACCTGCCTTCGGGCATGGGCATGGCCAGCGGCGAACTGCGCCACGCGAACGAGCTGGTCGAGTTCATCCGTCAGGAAAGCGCTGACCACTTCCACATTGAAGTCGCCGCCTACCCGGAAATGCACCCCCAGGCGCGCAATTTTGAAGATGACCTGAACAACTTCGTGCGCAAGGCCAACGCCGGTGCCGACAGTGCCATCACTCAATACTTCTTCAACGCCGACAGCTACTTCTACTTCGTCGAGCGCGTGCAGCAGCTGGGCGTGACCATTCCAGTCGTACCAGGGATCATGCCGATCACCAACTACAGCAAGCTGGCACGCTTCTCCGACGCGTGTGGTGCCGAGATCCCACGCTGGATCCGTAAGCAGCTGGAAGCTTATGGCGATGACGTCAACAGCATCCAGGCATACGGTGAAGAGGTCATTACCCGCATGTGCGAACAACTGCTGCAAGGGGGTGCGCCAGGGCTGCACTTCTACACCCTCAACCAGGCTGATCCTAGCCTGGCGATCTGGAACAACCTCAAGTTGCCCCGCTGA
- a CDS encoding substrate-binding periplasmic protein, with protein sequence MPDFTRLLTAVLLTCLSAFAHGEQLRIVTEPWAPYVYLENGQAKGIDYDVTVEVFKRLGVEVEWQFLPWKRCLAMIDQGLADGILDIFYTEQRTHQLFFPSEPLSNVEFALFYATARPHQVSRLEDLRGLTVGTSPGYSYAPAFNDSPLFIREPAPTHEANFGKLQRGRIDLLITDRRVGRYLTKNLGLDEQISELPLLVSRQSQYLAVRRNAGMDLLMQRFDAELRRFKAEPAYAALNARYDKGADNFRTTVEQQERSTP encoded by the coding sequence ATGCCAGACTTCACCCGCCTATTGACCGCTGTGCTGCTCACTTGCCTGAGTGCTTTTGCCCACGGTGAGCAACTGCGTATTGTCACCGAGCCCTGGGCACCCTATGTGTACCTGGAGAATGGGCAGGCCAAAGGCATCGACTACGACGTCACAGTCGAAGTATTCAAGCGCTTGGGTGTCGAAGTGGAGTGGCAATTCCTGCCCTGGAAACGCTGTCTGGCCATGATCGATCAAGGCCTGGCCGATGGCATCCTGGATATTTTCTATACCGAACAGCGTACCCATCAGCTGTTTTTCCCCAGCGAGCCGCTGTCGAACGTGGAATTTGCTCTGTTCTACGCCACTGCCCGTCCGCATCAAGTCTCCCGCCTGGAAGACCTGCGTGGCCTCACCGTCGGCACGTCCCCAGGCTACTCTTATGCACCGGCATTCAACGACTCGCCATTGTTTATCCGCGAACCCGCCCCAACCCATGAAGCCAACTTCGGCAAGTTGCAGCGCGGGCGTATCGACCTGTTGATCACCGACCGCCGAGTCGGTCGCTATCTCACTAAAAACCTGGGCCTGGACGAGCAGATCAGCGAACTGCCATTGCTGGTCAGCCGCCAGAGTCAGTACCTGGCGGTACGTCGCAACGCTGGCATGGATCTGTTAATGCAACGCTTCGACGCTGAGTTGCGCCGCTTCAAGGCTGAACCGGCCTATGCCGCCTTGAATGCCCGTTATGACAAGGGTGCTGACAACTTTCGAACCACCGTTGAGCAGCAGGAACGCAGCACGCCCTGA
- a CDS encoding DEAD/DEAH box helicase, with amino-acid sequence MSFASLGLSEALVSAIEAAGYTQPTPVQQRAIPAVLQGRDLMVAAQTGTGKTGGFALPILERLFPGGHPDKSQRHGPRQPRVLVLTPTRELAAQVHDSFKVYARDLKFVSACIFGGVGMNPQVQAMARGVDVLVACPGRLLDLAGQGSVDLSHVETLVLDEADRMLDMGFIHDVKKVLARLPAKRQNLLFSATFSKDITDLADKLLHNPERIEVTPPNTTVERIEQRVYRLPASHKRALLAHLITTGAWEQVLVFTRTKHGANRLAEYLEKHGLTAAAIHGNKSQNARTKALADFKAGTVRIMVATDIAARGLDIDQLPHVVNFELPNVEEDYVHRIGRTGRAGRSGEAISLVAPDEEKLLKSIERVTRQKIPDGDLMGFDASKVEAEKPEVRERPQNNPRGGRGQRADGTNTGNGGRKDKGKDQGKEKGRDKDKEKTAEKSAGGRQERKPRDNKKPRQPQSAQAGVPPAPANRDPEEFLDDEVDNFGNRADYVSPYQNKGNQGRNRRPGAPAQTGAGAGASGQPRSGGQGRNNGPRTGSGTGGSASGEKRGGSRNGGGGQQRRDGGGGGGGGRNRRPNSDNASGEPAVRNPREGQPQPKIMHKESKIDRFPTAEQLEQLPSRPRGEKPALLTRNR; translated from the coding sequence ATGTCCTTTGCTTCCCTCGGTCTCTCCGAGGCTCTAGTCAGCGCCATCGAGGCAGCAGGCTATACCCAGCCCACTCCGGTGCAACAGCGGGCCATTCCCGCCGTGTTGCAAGGTCGCGACCTGATGGTCGCCGCCCAGACAGGTACTGGTAAAACCGGCGGTTTCGCCCTGCCGATCCTCGAACGCCTGTTTCCAGGTGGTCACCCAGACAAATCCCAGCGCCATGGCCCTCGCCAGCCGCGGGTTCTGGTACTGACCCCAACACGTGAACTGGCCGCCCAGGTTCACGACAGCTTCAAGGTCTATGCCCGCGACCTCAAATTCGTCAGCGCCTGCATCTTCGGTGGCGTCGGCATGAACCCTCAGGTTCAGGCCATGGCCCGTGGTGTTGATGTGCTGGTAGCCTGTCCGGGTCGCCTGCTCGACCTCGCCGGCCAAGGCAGCGTCGACCTGTCCCACGTCGAAACGCTGGTATTGGACGAAGCCGACCGCATGCTCGACATGGGCTTCATCCACGATGTGAAGAAGGTTCTCGCGCGGCTGCCAGCCAAACGTCAGAACCTGCTGTTCTCGGCAACCTTCTCCAAGGACATCACCGACCTTGCCGACAAGCTGCTGCACAACCCCGAGCGCATCGAGGTTACGCCACCCAACACCACAGTTGAGCGTATCGAGCAGCGGGTCTATCGCCTGCCGGCCAGCCACAAGCGCGCCCTGCTCGCTCACCTGATTACCACCGGTGCCTGGGAACAGGTTCTGGTCTTCACCCGCACCAAACATGGCGCCAACCGCCTGGCCGAGTACCTGGAAAAGCACGGTCTGACCGCTGCGGCCATCCATGGCAACAAGAGCCAGAATGCCCGTACCAAGGCCCTGGCCGATTTCAAGGCCGGCACCGTGCGTATCATGGTTGCTACCGATATTGCGGCTCGCGGCCTGGACATTGACCAGTTGCCTCACGTGGTCAACTTCGAGCTGCCTAACGTCGAAGAAGATTACGTGCACCGTATCGGCCGTACCGGTCGTGCCGGTCGCTCGGGTGAAGCGATTTCGCTGGTTGCTCCAGACGAAGAGAAGCTGCTCAAGAGCATCGAGCGCGTTACCCGCCAGAAGATTCCAGATGGCGACCTGATGGGTTTTGATGCTTCCAAGGTTGAAGCCGAGAAACCTGAAGTCCGCGAACGTCCTCAGAACAACCCGCGCGGCGGCCGTGGTCAGCGTGCCGATGGCACCAACACCGGCAACGGTGGACGCAAGGACAAAGGCAAAGATCAGGGCAAGGAAAAAGGTCGCGACAAGGACAAGGAAAAAACCGCAGAGAAATCTGCCGGTGGTCGTCAGGAACGCAAGCCACGTGACAATAAAAAGCCACGTCAGCCCCAGTCCGCCCAAGCAGGCGTACCACCTGCGCCAGCCAACCGTGATCCGGAAGAGTTCCTGGATGACGAAGTGGACAACTTCGGCAACCGCGCCGACTACGTCAGCCCTTACCAGAACAAAGGCAACCAGGGCCGCAATCGTCGTCCGGGCGCTCCTGCCCAGACCGGTGCCGGCGCTGGCGCTAGTGGCCAACCACGTAGCGGCGGCCAAGGCCGCAACAACGGTCCACGCACCGGTAGCGGCACTGGCGGTTCGGCCTCAGGTGAAAAACGCGGTGGTTCACGCAATGGTGGCGGTGGCCAGCAGCGCCGTGACGGCGGTGGTGGTGGTGGTGGTGGTCGCAATCGTCGTCCGAACAGCGACAACGCATCGGGCGAACCGGCTGTACGCAATCCGCGTGAAGGCCAGCCGCAACCGAAGATCATGCACAAAGAGTCGAAGATCGACCGCTTCCCAACTGCCGAGCAGCTTGAGCAATTGCCAAGCCGTCCGCGTGGCGAGAAGCCTGCACTGCTGACGCGTAACCGCTGA
- a CDS encoding YceI family protein, protein MLKKTFAALALGTALLSAGQAMAADYKIDKEGQHAFVDWKISHLGYSFIHGTFKDFDGSFTWDAAKPEASKIAVDLKTASLWSNHAERDKHIASKDFLDVAKYPEAKFVSTNVKSTGEKTADVTGDLTMHGVTKPVTFKATFNGEGKDPWGGERAGFNATTTLNLNDFGIKGPGPASQTLDLDISVEGVKQK, encoded by the coding sequence ATGTTGAAAAAGACTTTTGCCGCTCTGGCGCTCGGTACCGCACTGCTTTCGGCCGGCCAAGCCATGGCTGCAGACTACAAGATCGACAAGGAAGGCCAGCATGCCTTCGTTGACTGGAAGATCAGCCACCTGGGTTACAGCTTCATTCACGGTACCTTCAAGGATTTCGATGGTTCCTTCACTTGGGACGCGGCCAAGCCTGAAGCCAGCAAGATCGCGGTTGACCTGAAAACCGCCAGCCTGTGGTCCAACCACGCTGAGCGTGACAAGCACATCGCCAGCAAAGACTTCCTCGATGTAGCTAAGTACCCAGAGGCCAAGTTTGTCTCCACCAACGTCAAGTCGACCGGCGAGAAGACTGCTGACGTGACTGGCGATCTGACCATGCACGGCGTGACCAAGCCGGTCACCTTTAAGGCTACCTTCAATGGCGAAGGCAAGGATCCATGGGGCGGTGAGCGTGCTGGCTTCAACGCCACCACCACCCTCAACCTGAACGACTTCGGCATTAAGGGCCCAGGTCCTGCGTCCCAGACCTTGGACCTGGATATCTCGGTTGAAGGCGTCAAGCAGAAGTAA
- a CDS encoding cytochrome b: protein MQLRNSTSRYGFVSIFLHWGVALAVFGLFGLGLWMMGLDYYSPWRKDAPDLHKSIGLVLLAVMLLRVVWRFISPPPPALPNHGKLTRAASKAGHSLLYFGLFAVMIAGYLISTADGVGIPVFGLFEVPALVSNLPDQADVAGEIHFYLAWGLVIFAGLHGVAALKHHFIDRDATLTRMLGRKA, encoded by the coding sequence ATGCAACTGCGCAATTCTACGTCTCGTTATGGCTTTGTCAGCATCTTCCTGCACTGGGGGGTTGCGCTGGCTGTCTTTGGCTTGTTCGGTCTAGGCTTGTGGATGATGGGGCTCGACTATTACAGCCCATGGCGTAAAGACGCGCCTGACCTGCACAAGAGCATCGGCCTGGTGCTATTGGCTGTCATGTTGCTGCGTGTTGTCTGGCGCTTCATCAGCCCGCCGCCTCCAGCATTGCCGAATCATGGCAAATTGACTCGCGCGGCCTCCAAGGCGGGGCACAGTCTGCTTTACTTCGGCCTGTTCGCGGTGATGATCGCCGGTTACCTGATCTCTACTGCCGATGGCGTGGGTATCCCAGTGTTTGGTCTTTTCGAAGTACCTGCGCTGGTCAGCAACTTGCCCGATCAAGCAGATGTAGCCGGTGAAATCCATTTCTACCTGGCTTGGGGCCTGGTGATTTTTGCCGGGTTGCATGGTGTGGCAGCCCTGAAGCACCACTTTATCGACCGTGACGCGACCCTGACACGCATGTTGGGCCGCAAAGCTTGA
- a CDS encoding flavin monoamine oxidase family protein, with protein MSARWLRACALVMIGLFSGVALAKDKTPTAIVIGGGLAGLTAAYELQGKGWQVTVLEAKSGMGGRSGLATSEWIGNSKAQPVLNRYLDTFKIETLPAPEFVRTPGYLIDGEYYSSSDLTTKQPATAEALKRYEKTLDDLARSIDDPQNPAANSTLFALDQLNVSGWLDKLQLPTTARQLINQQIRTRYDEPSRLSLLYFAQQTRVYRGVSDRDLRAARLPGGSPVLAQAFVKQLKTIKTSSPVSAIIQDKDGVTVKVGSVGYQADYVVLAVPLRALAKIQMTPGLDSKHLAALKGTNYGWRDQLLLKFKTPVWESRARMTGEIFSNTGLGMLWIEPALKGGANIVINLSGDNARLLQAFGDKQMVDQVLIRMHAFYPQARGAFTGYEVRRYSTDTNMGGAYLAYGPGQISKFWRLWERPVQRVAFAGEHTDALYPGTLEGALRSGQRAASQVQDLAAGKSFDPAKAAPIAAATAVAASKGNFFTNLFGGSSDKSATAAEPAKKEDSKPGFFSRMFGADDKPVEKPAAKAADAAAAPVAPAPAVAPVATQAPVKAAPAKASVKQAPVKKPVAKSEQAKKAAAKTAPVKKAAAKVEPVKKPVVNIQAKAQ; from the coding sequence ATGTCTGCTCGGTGGCTGCGCGCCTGTGCGCTCGTAATGATAGGACTGTTCAGCGGCGTCGCGCTGGCCAAAGACAAAACGCCGACGGCAATCGTCATTGGTGGCGGTCTGGCTGGTCTGACGGCAGCGTATGAACTGCAGGGTAAAGGCTGGCAGGTCACCGTGCTGGAGGCCAAATCCGGGATGGGTGGGCGTTCGGGCTTGGCCACCAGCGAGTGGATCGGCAACAGCAAGGCTCAGCCGGTCCTCAACCGGTACCTCGACACGTTCAAGATTGAAACCCTGCCGGCGCCAGAGTTCGTCCGTACGCCGGGCTACCTGATCGATGGCGAGTATTACAGTTCGAGCGACCTGACGACCAAGCAGCCTGCGACCGCCGAGGCGCTCAAGCGTTATGAAAAGACTCTCGACGACCTGGCGCGCTCTATTGACGACCCGCAGAACCCTGCGGCCAACAGCACCTTGTTCGCGCTCGATCAGCTCAACGTGTCCGGCTGGCTGGACAAGCTGCAACTGCCGACCACCGCTCGTCAGTTGATCAATCAGCAAATCCGTACGCGTTATGACGAGCCGTCACGTCTGTCGCTGCTCTATTTCGCCCAGCAGACGCGTGTTTACCGCGGTGTCAGTGACCGCGACTTGCGTGCTGCACGCTTGCCCGGTGGCAGCCCGGTGTTGGCCCAGGCGTTCGTCAAGCAGCTGAAAACCATCAAGACCAGTTCACCAGTCAGCGCCATTATCCAAGACAAGGATGGCGTCACCGTCAAGGTCGGTAGTGTCGGCTACCAGGCTGATTACGTTGTTCTGGCCGTACCGCTGCGTGCCCTGGCGAAGATCCAGATGACCCCGGGCCTGGACAGCAAGCATCTGGCGGCACTCAAAGGTACCAACTACGGCTGGCGCGATCAGCTGTTGCTCAAATTCAAGACGCCGGTGTGGGAGAGCCGCGCGCGTATGACCGGGGAAATCTTCAGCAATACCGGCCTGGGCATGCTGTGGATCGAACCGGCACTTAAAGGTGGGGCTAACATTGTAATCAATCTGTCGGGTGACAACGCACGTTTGCTGCAGGCCTTCGGCGACAAGCAGATGGTCGACCAAGTGTTGATCCGCATGCATGCGTTCTATCCACAGGCACGCGGTGCCTTCACCGGTTACGAAGTCCGGCGTTACAGCACCGACACTAACATGGGCGGTGCCTACCTGGCCTATGGCCCGGGTCAGATCAGCAAGTTCTGGCGTCTGTGGGAGCGTCCGGTACAGCGCGTCGCCTTCGCTGGCGAGCACACTGATGCCCTCTACCCAGGCACCCTGGAAGGTGCCTTGCGCAGTGGTCAGCGCGCAGCCAGCCAAGTCCAGGACCTGGCGGCTGGAAAATCCTTTGACCCGGCCAAAGCGGCCCCCATTGCTGCCGCCACGGCAGTAGCGGCCAGCAAGGGTAACTTCTTCACCAATCTGTTCGGTGGATCCTCTGACAAATCGGCCACGGCCGCTGAGCCTGCGAAGAAAGAAGACAGCAAACCAGGCTTCTTCTCGCGGATGTTTGGCGCTGACGACAAGCCGGTCGAGAAACCTGCGGCCAAGGCTGCAGACGCCGCGGCGGCGCCCGTTGCCCCTGCGCCAGCAGTAGCGCCGGTGGCCACGCAAGCGCCAGTGAAAGCGGCACCTGCCAAGGCGTCGGTCAAGCAGGCACCAGTGAAAAAGCCAGTGGCCAAAAGCGAGCAGGCGAAGAAAGCAGCGGCCAAAACTGCACCGGTCAAGAAGGCAGCCGCCAAGGTTGAGCCAGTGAAAAAGCCGGTGGTCAACATCCAGGCCAAAGCTCAGTAA